A single region of the Oncorhynchus kisutch isolate 150728-3 linkage group LG30, Okis_V2, whole genome shotgun sequence genome encodes:
- the LOC109874745 gene encoding phosphatidylinositol 4-phosphate 5-kinase type-1 gamma-like isoform X1, with the protein MDEIATSGEAGGSMPTSGAERSDQIDTVGFLLKLSSADMDTGRRESTITSEMPSPTAQGLGPGQEKKIGHRRVDASGETTYKKTTSSALKGAIQLGIGYTVGNLSSKPERDVLMQDFYVVESIFFPSEGSNLTPAHHYPDFRFKTYAPVAFRYFRELFGIRPDDYLYSLCNEPLIELSNPGASGSIFYVTRDDEFIIKTVNAKEAEFLQKLLPGYYMNLNQNPRTLLPKFFGLYCVQCGGKNIRIVVMNNVLPRAVRMHLKFDLKGSTYKRRASKKEREKSNPTFKDLDFIADVPDGLTLDQDTYGALLKTLQRDCLVLESFKIMDYSLLLGVHNLGQAGRESQGSPAGGDEKKPVTQRALYSTAMESIQGGKTCRDTLDHDATMGGIPAVDGKGEQLLLFIGIIDILQSYRVIKKLEHSWKSLISNDGVSPVRRL; encoded by the exons ATGGATGAGATTGCGACATCGGGGGAGGCCGGGGGAAGCATGCCCACGTCTGGGGCGGAGAGATCGGACCAGATAGATACGGTCGGATTCTTGCTCAAGCTTTCTTCTGCAGACATGG ACACTGGTCGTAGGGAGTCTACAATAACTAGTGAG ATGCCGTCCCCCACAGCTCAGGGTCTAGGCCCAGGTCAGGAGAAGAAGATCGGCCACAGGAGAGTAGATGCCTCTGGAGAGACCACCTATAAGAAG ACCACCTCCTCTGCCCTGAAAGGTGCCATCCAGCTGGGCATCGGCTACACGGTGGGCAACCTGAGCTCCAAGCCAGAGAGAGATGTCCTCATGCAGGACTTCTACGTGGTGGAGAGCATCTTCTTCCCCAG TGAGGGCAGTAACCTGACTCCTGCCCATCACTACCCAGACTTCAGGTTTAAGACCTACGCCCCCGTGGCCTTCCGCTACTTCCGAGAACTGTTTGGGATCCGGCCAGATGACTACCTG TACTCTCTATGTAACGAGCCCCTGATCGAGCTGTCCAACCCGGGGGCCAGCGGCTCCATATTCTATGTAACCAGGGACGATGAGTTCATCATCAAAACAGTCAATGCCAAGGAGGCGGAGTTTCTGCAGAAACTACTTCCTGGATACTACATG aaTCTGAATCAGAACCCGAGGACCCTGCTTCCGAAGTTCTTTGGTCTCTACTGCGTCCAGTGTGGTGGTAAAAACATCCGTATCGTGGTCATGAACAATGTGTTACCGCGCGCCGTACGCATGCACCTCAAGTTTGACCTGAAGGGCTCCACGTATAAACGGCGTGCGtcgaagaaagagagggagaaatctAATCCCACCTTTAAAGATCTGGACTTTATAGCAGATGTACCGGACGGACTGACACTGGATCAGGATACATATGGTGCTCTGCTTAAGACCCTACAGAGAGATTgtctg GTGCTAGAGAGCTTTAAAATCATGGATTACAGTCTGTTGCTGGGGGTCCATAACCTGGGCCAGGCTGGGAGAGAGTCCCAGGGCTCACCAGCAGGGGGCGATGAGAAGAAACCTGTGACCCAGAGAGCCCTCTACTCTACTGCCATGGAGTCTATACAGGGAGGGAAGACGTGTAGAGACACACTAGACCACGATGCTAC aaTGGGTGGTATTCCTGCTGTGGATGGTAAAGGAGAACAACTCCTTCTTTTTATTGGAATCATCGACATCCTGCAGTCCTACAG GGTCATCAAGAAACTGGAACACTCATGGAAGTCTCTGATTAGTAATGACGGGGTGAGTCCAGTCCGTAGACTGTAG
- the LOC109874745 gene encoding phosphatidylinositol 4-phosphate 5-kinase type-1 gamma-like isoform X2, whose product MPSPTAQGLGPGQEKKIGHRRVDASGETTYKKTTSSALKGAIQLGIGYTVGNLSSKPERDVLMQDFYVVESIFFPSEGSNLTPAHHYPDFRFKTYAPVAFRYFRELFGIRPDDYLYSLCNEPLIELSNPGASGSIFYVTRDDEFIIKTVNAKEAEFLQKLLPGYYMNLNQNPRTLLPKFFGLYCVQCGGKNIRIVVMNNVLPRAVRMHLKFDLKGSTYKRRASKKEREKSNPTFKDLDFIADVPDGLTLDQDTYGALLKTLQRDCLVLESFKIMDYSLLLGVHNLGQAGRESQGSPAGGDEKKPVTQRALYSTAMESIQGGKTCRDTLDHDATMGGIPAVDGKGEQLLLFIGIIDILQSYRVIKKLEHSWKSLISNDGVSPVRRL is encoded by the exons ATGCCGTCCCCCACAGCTCAGGGTCTAGGCCCAGGTCAGGAGAAGAAGATCGGCCACAGGAGAGTAGATGCCTCTGGAGAGACCACCTATAAGAAG ACCACCTCCTCTGCCCTGAAAGGTGCCATCCAGCTGGGCATCGGCTACACGGTGGGCAACCTGAGCTCCAAGCCAGAGAGAGATGTCCTCATGCAGGACTTCTACGTGGTGGAGAGCATCTTCTTCCCCAG TGAGGGCAGTAACCTGACTCCTGCCCATCACTACCCAGACTTCAGGTTTAAGACCTACGCCCCCGTGGCCTTCCGCTACTTCCGAGAACTGTTTGGGATCCGGCCAGATGACTACCTG TACTCTCTATGTAACGAGCCCCTGATCGAGCTGTCCAACCCGGGGGCCAGCGGCTCCATATTCTATGTAACCAGGGACGATGAGTTCATCATCAAAACAGTCAATGCCAAGGAGGCGGAGTTTCTGCAGAAACTACTTCCTGGATACTACATG aaTCTGAATCAGAACCCGAGGACCCTGCTTCCGAAGTTCTTTGGTCTCTACTGCGTCCAGTGTGGTGGTAAAAACATCCGTATCGTGGTCATGAACAATGTGTTACCGCGCGCCGTACGCATGCACCTCAAGTTTGACCTGAAGGGCTCCACGTATAAACGGCGTGCGtcgaagaaagagagggagaaatctAATCCCACCTTTAAAGATCTGGACTTTATAGCAGATGTACCGGACGGACTGACACTGGATCAGGATACATATGGTGCTCTGCTTAAGACCCTACAGAGAGATTgtctg GTGCTAGAGAGCTTTAAAATCATGGATTACAGTCTGTTGCTGGGGGTCCATAACCTGGGCCAGGCTGGGAGAGAGTCCCAGGGCTCACCAGCAGGGGGCGATGAGAAGAAACCTGTGACCCAGAGAGCCCTCTACTCTACTGCCATGGAGTCTATACAGGGAGGGAAGACGTGTAGAGACACACTAGACCACGATGCTAC aaTGGGTGGTATTCCTGCTGTGGATGGTAAAGGAGAACAACTCCTTCTTTTTATTGGAATCATCGACATCCTGCAGTCCTACAG GGTCATCAAGAAACTGGAACACTCATGGAAGTCTCTGATTAGTAATGACGGGGTGAGTCCAGTCCGTAGACTGTAG